From Halichoerus grypus chromosome 6, mHalGry1.hap1.1, whole genome shotgun sequence, one genomic window encodes:
- the CYTH3 gene encoding cytohesin-3 isoform X1, producing the protein MDEDGGGGGGEGGGVPEDLSLEEREELLDIRRRKKELIDDIERLKYEIAEVMTEIDNLTSVEESKTTQRNKQIAMGRKKFNMDPKKGIQFLIENDLLQNSPEDVAQFLYKGEGLNKTVIGDYLGERDDFNIKVLQAFVELHEFADLNLVQALRQFLWSFRLPGEAQKIDRMMEAFASRYCLCNPGVFQSTDTCYVLSFAIIMLNTSLHNHNVRDKPTAERFVTMNRGINEGGDLPEELLRNLYESIRNEPFKIPEDDGNDLTHTFFNPDREGWLLKLGGRVKTWKRRWFILTDNCLYYFEYTTDKEPRGIIPLENLSIREVEDPRKPNCFELYNPSHKGQVIKACKTEADGRVVEGNHVVYRISAPSPEEKEEWMKSIRASISRDPFYDMLATRKRRIANKK; encoded by the exons tgccTGAAGACCTCTCATTAGAAGAGCGAGAAGAACTTTTAGACATTCGTCGAAGAAAAAAGGAACTTATTGATGACATTGag AGGCTGAAATATGAAATCGCTGAAGTGATGACTGAGATTGACAATCTGACTTCAGTGGAGGAGAG CAAAACTACCCAGAGGAACAAGCAGATAGCTATGGGGAGGAAGAAATTCAACATGGATCCCAAAAAG GGAATTCAGTTTCTAATAGAAAATGACCTGCTGCAGAACTCCCCAGAAGACGTAGCCCAGTTCCTGTATAAAGGAGAAGGCCTAAATAAGACCGTAATTGGGGACTATCTAGGTGAAAG GGATGACTTTAATATTAAAGTTCTTCAGGCGTTTGTCGAACTCCATGAGTTTGCTGATCTGAACCTCGTTCAAGCCTTAAG GCAGTTCTTGTGGAGCTTTCGACTTCCGGGGGAGGCGCAGAAGATCGACCGCATGATGGAGGCGTTCGCGTCCCGCTACTGCTTGTGCAACCCCGGCGTCTTCCAGTCCACAG ACACCTGCTACGTGCTGTCGTTCGCCATCATCATGCTCAACACCAGCCTCCACAACCACAACGTGCGGGACAAGCCCACGGCTGAGCGCTTCGTCACCATGAACCGTGGCATCAACGAGGGAGGGGACCTCCCGGAGGAGCTGCTGCGG AACTTGTACGAGAGCATCAGGAACGAGCCGTTCAAGATCCCCGAGGACGATGGCAATGACCTGACGCACACGTTCTTCAACCCCGACCGCGAGGGCTGGCTCCTGAAGCTGG GAGGGCGGGTGAAGACCTGGAAGCGGCGCTGGTTCATCCTCACCGACAACTGCCTCTACTACTTCGAGTACACGACA GACAAGGAGCCCAGGGGGATCATCCCCCTGGAAAACCTCAGCATCAGGGAGGTGGAGGACCCGCGGAAACCG AACTGTTTCGAGCTTTATAACCCGAGCCATAAGGGCCAGGTCATCAAGGCCTGTAAAACCGAGGCGGACGGCCGGGTGGTGGAGGGGAACCACGTGGTGTACCGGATCTCCGCCCCGAGCCCCGAGGAGAAGGAGGAGTGGATGAAGTCCATCAG AGCGAGCATCAGCAGGGATCCTTTCTATGACATGCTGGCCACGAGGAAGAGGAGGATTGCCAATAAGAAATAG
- the CYTH3 gene encoding cytohesin-3 isoform X2: MTEIDNLTSVEESKTTQRNKQIAMGRKKFNMDPKKGIQFLIENDLLQNSPEDVAQFLYKGEGLNKTVIGDYLGERDDFNIKVLQAFVELHEFADLNLVQALRQFLWSFRLPGEAQKIDRMMEAFASRYCLCNPGVFQSTDTCYVLSFAIIMLNTSLHNHNVRDKPTAERFVTMNRGINEGGDLPEELLRNLYESIRNEPFKIPEDDGNDLTHTFFNPDREGWLLKLGGRVKTWKRRWFILTDNCLYYFEYTTDKEPRGIIPLENLSIREVEDPRKPNCFELYNPSHKGQVIKACKTEADGRVVEGNHVVYRISAPSPEEKEEWMKSIRASISRDPFYDMLATRKRRIANKK; this comes from the exons ATGACTGAGATTGACAATCTGACTTCAGTGGAGGAGAG CAAAACTACCCAGAGGAACAAGCAGATAGCTATGGGGAGGAAGAAATTCAACATGGATCCCAAAAAG GGAATTCAGTTTCTAATAGAAAATGACCTGCTGCAGAACTCCCCAGAAGACGTAGCCCAGTTCCTGTATAAAGGAGAAGGCCTAAATAAGACCGTAATTGGGGACTATCTAGGTGAAAG GGATGACTTTAATATTAAAGTTCTTCAGGCGTTTGTCGAACTCCATGAGTTTGCTGATCTGAACCTCGTTCAAGCCTTAAG GCAGTTCTTGTGGAGCTTTCGACTTCCGGGGGAGGCGCAGAAGATCGACCGCATGATGGAGGCGTTCGCGTCCCGCTACTGCTTGTGCAACCCCGGCGTCTTCCAGTCCACAG ACACCTGCTACGTGCTGTCGTTCGCCATCATCATGCTCAACACCAGCCTCCACAACCACAACGTGCGGGACAAGCCCACGGCTGAGCGCTTCGTCACCATGAACCGTGGCATCAACGAGGGAGGGGACCTCCCGGAGGAGCTGCTGCGG AACTTGTACGAGAGCATCAGGAACGAGCCGTTCAAGATCCCCGAGGACGATGGCAATGACCTGACGCACACGTTCTTCAACCCCGACCGCGAGGGCTGGCTCCTGAAGCTGG GAGGGCGGGTGAAGACCTGGAAGCGGCGCTGGTTCATCCTCACCGACAACTGCCTCTACTACTTCGAGTACACGACA GACAAGGAGCCCAGGGGGATCATCCCCCTGGAAAACCTCAGCATCAGGGAGGTGGAGGACCCGCGGAAACCG AACTGTTTCGAGCTTTATAACCCGAGCCATAAGGGCCAGGTCATCAAGGCCTGTAAAACCGAGGCGGACGGCCGGGTGGTGGAGGGGAACCACGTGGTGTACCGGATCTCCGCCCCGAGCCCCGAGGAGAAGGAGGAGTGGATGAAGTCCATCAG AGCGAGCATCAGCAGGGATCCTTTCTATGACATGCTGGCCACGAGGAAGAGGAGGATTGCCAATAAGAAATAG